Within the Streptomyces vilmorinianum genome, the region CCCCAAGTGACAGTGACCGGTGAGTAGTTGAGGCTGGAATCACCGGGCCTCGATTGACTGGGACACGTCACTGACTCAGTCTCGCCGGGTCACTGCTCGAGCGCGTCGCCGCACTCGTGGCCGACGCCCGGTTTTGGGGGAAACCATCATCCAGCGCAGACACCATCGAAGCGCGCGCGGTCTGCTGCGCGGCGCACTGTTCGCACTCACCACCACGGCGGCGCTCACGGCCGCATCGCTCGGCCCGGCCCGGGCGGCCGAGCCGCCGGGACCGAGCGCGACCACCGAAGTGGCCTACCGGGGGCACACGTTCACCGTCCCCGCGTCCTGGGACGTCGTCGATCTGGACAAGAACCCGGACGCCTGCGTCCGGTTCGACCGCAAGGCCGTCTACCTCGGCGCGCCCGGCACCGGACAGGACTGCCCGGCCACGGCGTTCGGCCGCACCGAGGCGCTCCTGGTCCAGCCGGCCGCGGCCGGTGAACGCACCGGACAGGCCGCCCAGGTGACGGAGAACCGCACCTCCCGCACCTACGAGGCCGCCGCCGGCGAGATCGCCGTCACCGCGTCCTACGGCGGCGACCGGGAGCTGATCCGGAACGTCCTGCGCAGCGCCTCCCTGCCCGTCGACGAGGCGCGCACCGAGGCTCCCGAACCTCCCGGGGCCGCCGCGCAGCCGCTCGCCGCCGTCCAGGCCCTTCCGGCCGACGCCACGTCCTTCCAGGGCAAGGGATTCGACCGGTGCGCGGCACCGCCGTCCGGCCAGATGAACACCTGGAAGCAGTCCTCGCCCTACGGCGCCGTCGGCGTCTACATCGGCGGGGAGAACGCGGGCTGCGGAGTCACCGTCGACGCGGCGTGGATGCAGGCCCAGTACGACAAGGGCTGGCGCTACTTCCCCATCTACGTCGGCCCGCAGGCCTCGCCCGACGCGGGCAGCTGCGGCGGCGACTGCAGCGCGATCACCGACCCGGTGCCCGAGGGCGCCGCGGCGGCCCGGGACGCGGTCACACAGGCGGCGGGGCTCGGCCTCGGCGCGGGCTCGGTCCTGTACTACAACATGGAGCACTACGACCCGGCGCACACGTCCAAGGTCATCCCCTTCCTCCAGTCGTGGACCACGACCCTGCACGAACTCGGCTACCGCTCCGGCGCCTACGGCAGCCTCTCGTCCCTCGCCGCCGACCTGGTGAAGGCGGACGGGAACGGCTACGTCCAGCCCGACGTCCTCGACTTCGCGAAGTGGGACGACAATCCCACCACCTCCGATCCGGCCATCCCGGACCGGCTGTGGGCGAACCACCAGCGCATCAAGCAGTACTCGGGTGATGTCACCGAGTCCTACGGCGGCGTGACGCTCGACATCGATGCCAACCAGCTCGACGTGGGCGAAGGCGTCGTTCAGCCGCCGGCCAAGAAGGACACCGCGCTCGCCTGGTCCGGTCCCGCCACCGTGTCCAACGGCTCGCCG harbors:
- a CDS encoding DUF1906 domain-containing protein, coding for MGETIIQRRHHRSARGLLRGALFALTTTAALTAASLGPARAAEPPGPSATTEVAYRGHTFTVPASWDVVDLDKNPDACVRFDRKAVYLGAPGTGQDCPATAFGRTEALLVQPAAAGERTGQAAQVTENRTSRTYEAAAGEIAVTASYGGDRELIRNVLRSASLPVDEARTEAPEPPGAAAQPLAAVQALPADATSFQGKGFDRCAAPPSGQMNTWKQSSPYGAVGVYIGGENAGCGVTVDAAWMQAQYDKGWRYFPIYVGPQASPDAGSCGGDCSAITDPVPEGAAAARDAVTQAAGLGLGAGSVLYYNMEHYDPAHTSKVIPFLQSWTTTLHELGYRSGAYGSLSSLAADLVKADGNGYVQPDVLDFAKWDDNPTTSDPAIPDRLWANHQRIKQYSGDVTESYGGVTLDIDANQLDVGEGVVQPPAKKDTALAWSGPATVSNGSPAALSATLTEKDGGAPVADREVSLALGAGSGVQTCEATTDAAGKATCTVPAVDQPLNADATVPATAAFAGDDAFKESQTSAVLKLRHVTGRAFGLKADVPLLGLPVRIEPTPDTGTVRTAGAGTKAPACAAGVNALLLSADTLCARVETRTGPSSATATASVEEARIGLPGLPVVGLSGVRATSTSSCTDTTGSTDLTLTVAGAPVEVGDLPNVTVDLGLGAKLVVNEQIETAGGLTVNAVHLIAAGGIDIVVASSTTAAHNCQWSRGTSV